One window from the genome of Montipora foliosa isolate CH-2021 chromosome 5, ASM3666993v2, whole genome shotgun sequence encodes:
- the LOC138002657 gene encoding peroxidasin homolog yields MAEKQGNSACHETRSCSPRFPHLVSFISALICITVLVRVEIVNKRVDTIENLFAEVRIPKTDRKRSEKRIEKTDTAAFGLGRKERDSQLRDAETDKTEKLRARRLIESSPETDSHKLIVDAVKSEINKTLTSLTPKAFCSTKEQICVQGPPGMPGLKGSRGKRGPRGNTGRKGSRGPIGNPGPHGKLGISGPPGQKGTHGVRGIQGPRGFPGAKGEPGESISTPTVVISPITQTVRENQNAVFQCSATGYPKPRVTWLRSDRRWSHRFRYQSDGKLEGRHVTLGDAGKYTCVAENFLGSMNKSAILTVEAAPRVQLVPGPTHVKTSQNVTLPRCRVTGFPVPVVTWRKLSGVLSRQRAVYGKGSLTLVGAVEIDTGPYQCKAKNDLGEASAVTTLVVWPPPKFITKPPRAVTKLTGETLLTNCYATAQASISWRRVGGAWEGGRMKVKNGSLEISSLEKTDSGSYICEAKLLFYTISTTMTLKVEVLQIQGQETQATGEPRPDPCWIWEEEQCP; encoded by the exons ATGGCGGAGAAACAAGGGAACTCAGCGTGCCACGAAACTCGTAGTTGCTCGCCTAGGTTCCCTCATCTCGTGTCGTTCATTTCTGCTTTGATCTGCATCACAGTGTTGGTTCGTGTTGAGATTGTGAACAAACGAGTTGACACTATCGAGAATCTTTTTGCGGAAGTTCGTATCCCAAAAACTGATCGTAAAAGATCAGAGAAAAGGATTGAGAAAACGGACACTGCTGCCTTCGGATTGGGCCGCAAAGAGAGAGATTCACAGCTCAGAGATGCGGAGACAG ATAAAACCGAAAAGCTAAGAGCCCGAAGGCTAATTGAAAGCAGCCCGGAGACAGACAGTCATAAGCTTATTGTGGATGCTGTGAAAAGTGAGATCAACAAGACCTTGACCTCTTTAACGCCAAAGGCATTTTGTTCAACCAAAGAACAAATATGTGTGCAAGGCCCACCGGGAATGCCAGGCCTAAAAGGGTCACGTGGTAAGCGAGGACCGCGAGGAAACACGGGACGAAAAGGATCACGTGGACCAATAGGAAATCCAGGCCCGCATGGAAAACTGGGAATCAGTGGCCCACCTGGTCAAAAGGGAACACACGGAGTAAGAGGAATCCAAGGTCCCAGGGGATTTCCGGGAGCAAAGGGAGAACCAGGGGAATCGATTTCAACCCCAACGGTTGTGATTTCCCCGATAACACAAACGGTGAGAGAAAATCAGAATGCCGTTTTCCAGTGTTCTGCAACAGGATATCCAAAGCCGAGGGTCACATGGCTCAGGTCTGATCGACGTTGGAGTCACCGTTTCCGATATCAGTCAGATGGAAAGTTAGAGGGTCGTCATGTGACTCTCGGAGACGCAGGAAAGTACACTTGTGTCGCTGAGAATTTCCTTGGTTCAATGAACAAGTCGGCAATTCTAACTGTTGAAG CGGCTCCGCGTGTTCAACTGGTCCCAGGTCCCACTCACGTGAAAACCAGCCAAAATGTCACGCTTCCACGCTGTCGCGTGACTGGATTTCCCGTTCCCGTTGTGACATGGAGGAAATTAAGTGGCGTTTTGTCGAGACAGAGAGCTGTGTATGGTAAGGGATCATTGACGTTAGTTGGTGCCGTGGAAATCGACACAGGTCCCTATCAATGCAAGGCCAAGAATGATCTCGGGGAAGCTTCCGCAGTTACTACATTAGTCGTCTGGCCTCCACCAAAGTTCATCACTAAACCACCTAGAGCAGTTACAAAACTGACTGGTGAGACATTGTTGACGAACTGCTACGCAACCGCTCAAGCCTCGATTTCGTGGAGACGCGTTGGGGGTGCCTGGGAAGGGGGACGAATGAAAGTGAAAAATGGATCGTTGGAAATTTCTTCTTTGGAGAAGACTGACTCTGGATCTTACATTTGTGAAGCCAAGTTGCTGTTCTATACTATCTCAACTACGATGACATTGAAAGTAGAAG